The genome window ATACAAGCAGCATCATTAAGTTCTATTACACTACCTATAAGCTCCCTTATCCTAGAAACTATGACCCCTGCACAGTAAAAATCATCAGACACAAGATTACCCTCTTTACCAGCACAAGCTATACCAATACCATTAAAGCCCCCCTTACTGAAAACTTCCAATGCAAACTTTACAGCAGCATCAAGATTAAGTATAGAACCCACTATAGCATCTTGCCCACCCTTCAAAATCTTTCTCAAGAGCTTTGTGCCATTAGTAGTAGTAAGAACCGCATTTTTACCTCTTATTAAACTCGAATTTTCCATTATTTCTGTTGGAGAGTTATCAAAATCAAAACCGGCAATCTTTACACCACCTCTTTCCCCCATAAGAAGAACTTGAGGATTCCCCTTCTTTATGATCCTTGCTTCTCTAATAGATGATGTTAAATAAAGATGCTTCCCACCACAAGCAAAGAACGTAACTATAGTAGATGTAGCTCTTATAACATCAAGAGCTATCCACAAAAATTTTTCCCCAGGCAACCTTTCTGATATAGATGATAAGACATAAATTTTCATTCTAAAGCCGATCTCCCCTCTTTATAAACCTAAAGTATTTACCTACCACGAAATAAAAGTAAGTAATGCTGATACAGACCAAAATCCTATCGTAGTTAAAATTCCGAGAAAATAAAGCATTGTAAAGTAATATGGTCTTTTATTTTTCTTATAGTGATCGCTTTTTAATTAATGGAATAATAATTCCGAATGTAATAAAAAGGAGTCCAAGGCCACCAAAGCTTGGATTAGCTACAATTTCGCATCCTCCTCCACACCACCAACCGAAATCAATCTCAACCTGATAAGGACCAGACCATGTAGAAAGACCGTATATGTCTTCAACTTTAACATAAATTTCATACCATCCTTCTCGCCAAGCTTCATACCATAGGCTATCGCCGTATCCTACACCAATTCCATTTACATACCAAGTATAAAAAATAGGATCTCCGTCTGGATCATATGCGCTAATTTGTCCCTTTATAACAGCATATTCATAACAATAATACCACCAATAGTCGCAGTAATCATAGTAGTCTACATCTATCCATAGCCTGGTTATCACAGGCGCTAGATTCTGAGCTATCGCCATCCTATTGAAAATAATTAAAACTAATATTAATACAGCTAATAACTTAAATATAGTATTCTTTCTCATTCAGCAACCTCCTTAAAGAAAAATCTTTTATACATTATTATAAAACCTTAAAAAAATGAGGTCAACCTTAAGTATCATCATTTAAAAAGAGCACTTTTAGCAAGAAGTAGATACCTGACAACACATCAATAAAAAGACTGTAACAAACTTAAGAAGATCACTGTTAAAATAATATAAGGATGAAGAAGCTTTTACTGTTTTTAGGGGTATTTATAGTTTCCTTTTCAGGAATAATGATAAAAGTCAGCGATTCAAACCCTATATCTATTTCATTTTACAGATGTTTGATCGCCTCTTTTCTTTATATCACAGCTTTAAAATGGAAGTTCAAGCTGTTTGATTTTAAGAAGGAAATTCTCTTACTTATATCTGGTACTTTTGTAGCCCTTCACTTTTATTTCTGGATAAGTTCCTTCAGACACACTACTATCGCTGGAGCAGTTATTCCCCTTATGGTTCAACCTTTTTTTACATCTCTTCTATCATTTTTAATTTATAATGAAAAGGTAAGCCTAAAAGAGATCTTTTCTACACTAACTATACTTTTGGGAGTGATTATCATGACAACTTTTGACGCTAAAATTTCGCTAGAATTATCCTTCGGAGACGTTCTTTCACTAATTGGAACTCTTTTCCTATGCGGATTTATAACAGTTGGAAGATTTATAATACCTATAATAGGAACCTTGAACTTTAATATGAGAAGCTATCTTATTGCGAGCGCTTTCTTGTTCTTTTTAAGCTACCAGGAGATTTTTCGCTTTTTTCCTATCAAAGAATGGGTGATATTTTGGGGACTTGGTGGAGGCTGCTCCTTCCTAGGTTATACGCTAATTAACAACTCCCTCAAGTTTTTCAAGGCAGGAACAGTTAGCATAGCTTTAGTAGGAGAACCTGTACTAAGTATAGTATGGGCATGGATCCTCTTCGGAGAAATTCCAACATTTTCACAAATTATAGGACTTTTAACTTCAATACTAGGAATAATATCGTTTTTTAGGTCTAAGCTTTAATTTTTCAATTAAAAGCTTTACTTTCTCTTTCAGTTCTTCCAAGCTTCCGTCATTATAAACTACATAGTGAGCTCTTTTCTCTTTTTCCTCCAAAGGTAATTGGCTTTTCATACGATCCTTTATCTCCTCCTCAGTCCAACCTCTAAAGTTCTTAAGTCTCTCCAAAATCAAGTTAATAGGAGCAGAGACAACTACTATTACATCAACTTCGTATGGATCCCCTGCCTCCAAAAGCAGCGGAATTTCAACCACGAGATCTTCACCCTGTCTCCTGGATTCGCCTATCCTAAACCTTATTATCTCTCTCACAAATGGGTGAATTAGAGAATTTAAGA of Synergistota bacterium contains these proteins:
- a CDS encoding DMT family transporter, with amino-acid sequence MKKLLLFLGVFIVSFSGIMIKVSDSNPISISFYRCLIASFLYITALKWKFKLFDFKKEILLLISGTFVALHFYFWISSFRHTTIAGAVIPLMVQPFFTSLLSFLIYNEKVSLKEIFSTLTILLGVIIMTTFDAKISLELSFGDVLSLIGTLFLCGFITVGRFIIPIIGTLNFNMRSYLIASAFLFFLSYQEIFRFFPIKEWVIFWGLGGGCSFLGYTLINNSLKFFKAGTVSIALVGEPVLSIVWAWILFGEIPTFSQIIGLLTSILGIISFFRSKL
- a CDS encoding 2-phosphosulfolactate phosphatase, which translates into the protein MKIYVLSSISERLPGEKFLWIALDVIRATSTIVTFFACGGKHLYLTSSIREARIIKKGNPQVLLMGERGGVKIAGFDFDNSPTEIMENSSLIRGKNAVLTTTNGTKLLRKILKGGQDAIVGSILNLDAAVKFALEVFSKGGFNGIGIACAGKEGNLVSDDFYCAGVIVSRIRELIGSVIELNDAACIAFNWASHNDALDVFLRSASGKNAIKHGKYRDVEFCSKFNLFDLVPIATGKGEVILKNVTLAGL
- the coaE gene encoding dephospho-CoA kinase (Dephospho-CoA kinase (CoaE) performs the final step in coenzyme A biosynthesis.); this translates as MIVGLTGGLGCGKSEVLKIIREYGIDVISADDVVHELLRSPDIKSKLKEAFGEGIFDESGEVNRRILANIVFKNKEKLEFLNSLIHPFVREIIRFRIGESRRQGEDLVVEIPLLLEAGDPYEVDVIVVVSAPINLILERLKNFRGWTEEEIKDRMKSQLPLEEKEKRAHYVVYNDGSLEELKEKVKLLIEKLKLRPKKRYYS